Within the Helicoverpa armigera isolate CAAS_96S chromosome 8, ASM3070526v1, whole genome shotgun sequence genome, the region AGATACCTACTGTGCCTTCAACTGAGGAAGTTGCTGCTTGATGGCAGAATGAATGCGCCGAAGAATACCGCGTTATTGCTGGCTTCGTTTACTGTGCAAGGTAATATGAtctgtatttaatattataaagctgcacCGTTTCAACCGTTTGTTTGTAGTGGTCCGATTCAACCAATTCGAAAgggggctactttttatccgtgtgcgTAAAGAAGTTCCCTACGGTTCGGGTtcaaaccgctggcagaagttagtacctacattatacaTTAACTAAAGCATAAATTGAAATAGGAAAATGAAGCATCACTCTACGCGGTGTTCCTTGTTGGACAAAATTAGTTACCTGGTCCATAAAAGTTTGTCCCGTACTTTTGGGGCTCACCTGGTCATGGCCGTTTTAAAAACACAGCCTGCCTCTATTATGTTTAAACAAACATTCTATCACAATTCGAATAGTCTGGATTTATTACGCTGTTGTTGAAATTTACTCGTGGTTTTCCTGCGGGAAACTATTTCTGAAAATACACATGCATTCACGTTAATACACAATTAAATACTCCATTTCATATGTATTATCCTGTATTTcttcattgtaaaattattttgtaatttcaaGGATGAAATCAATTGTAATATTTTCCCGTCAAAACTgctataaaattttcaattaacaaCTACTTTGTTATTGGTCAATATTTGCATAATTGCATTACACAAATGTTTATTCGACCTTCCCAGAGAAAACtatatctattaaataattttaactctaatccaaagttttcagtttcaCTCGAGTCCCAAGGAAGCTATATTGTCCATAGACAAAATTATGTCTGTAACTCTCGCATATAACGTGGTTTCATACTCTAGcttctctttataataataatttatagagATGAAATAACTAATAAAGTATAGTACTTATTTACCATACCATATATCTTTCTAATAAATTAGCTATTTGATTTGAAATACCACTTAGTATATAAGAGTAAATATCCTTAAGTATAATGTACTTCACATTGATTGAAACGTGATCAACAcatctacatattatattggtATCATTATGTCAATCATGTTGTAAGGATGTAATGAAATACGTACCATCTGGCCGTGGGTTTGTCGTTTGTGGTTcaatatgtttgtttatatgtGGTTTTGTATATTCATGAACATGATTTAGTTTGGTATAACAGTACCAAGTtttaatgtacaaaataatatttagcctGGTAGGGTAAACTCGTTAGAGATGGCCATACGGGAGAGATGGCCAATCGAATTATTTTTGGCATGCATAGCTAGATGGCTCTACAATGCAGTCAGTACACCGCAAGCCACGCTCGGGAACACTGTGCGACGACGCTGCTGCGCGTATTTATGCTAAAAACTAAGtaaatcaacttttattttacagggTATTGCAAAAATTGTACAGTGTGGTCATATTTTATCATGTGGTActactttttattgcatttttcaaatgtttgcttagtttattatgtttatcaaATGTTAACGTGTATTCTAACCTCAAAATGGCGCCtgctaatgtttaattaaatcaaaaatttgaTATGGCCATCTCACCCGCACAAAGAGGAGAGATGACCACATAAATTCAGGTTGAGATGGCCATATTATTCTTGTTATGTGAAATGATATTAATgcgttttgtgttttgttacatATGCCAAATAATTATGAGAGAAAAGCCATAGCCACTCGTGGTTGTTGGAGTGAagattcaaaaaaaaaatatggttaaacCCAAAGATAAGAAGACTGATACGAAAAGAATGATAAGAATAGAAAACGGAAAGCTGTAAGGCGTATTAGCGAAAGCAGTTCTGATCTCAGTGAACCAGTATTGTGTGATACATCTGACGAAGAAGATAAAGAAAACGAAGCAGATACCTGCGCTGGATgcggagaaaattattataagactAGTCTTGTGGAAGATTGGCTCCAGTGTCTTATTTGTGACAGGTCATCATGAAAACTGTACCGAGTTTGATGATATGTGCTCCAAATGTGgacagaagaagaaaaaaaaagctaAAGGAGCCGAATTTCAAGACAAGGGAAAGGGAAAAGGGAAGTCAAGTACTGGTCATCTATCCCGTATAGCTATGGCCAACTTACCCTGATGCCCCGGGAGAGATGgccaattctatttttttttagaaattgttttttaatatgtttttgaattataaaaaaatatttgtcgttgATTTTTACAAGACTAATAACTGTTAATTATGATAAGAATAAAAGACTGATTGTAACaacactttttcttttttttattatgtctagATAAAACTATGGCCAACTCTAACGAGTTTACCCTATATCTTACATTGCCCCCTAATAAGTTTAAGCAGgtcttaatttttttgaagatttCAAAATGGGTGTTACCATATCAACATTGCGTAAAACTCTGAtattcagctacatccggtaagattggaagcctaccccaattaaagggcttattacatttgactaaattcagtagCCTAATTAGAATTGTCTgattttttcattaaatcatttagaaacctactTTACTTTAggaatgcgattacatttgtctgaatttagtgactgaatcatttattAGACAACTGAATTTAGTCAGgtattattatacctattacTTAGTATAATGTACCCAATATACTTATTAGTATaatgggaaaaaaggctcgaaggatgggATGTTACTATATCAACATTGAATGACTGGCCCATTTTACAAGACTTTATTTAATACACAAgttcacaacaaaaaaataaagttctatAACCTTTTTTTAATGACAATAAAACCGCTTTTCTGACTCTAAAATCTCCCATTTGAATTTCAGCGGAACTAGGCGACTACAACGTATCGGAACATCCGCCGAACTACCTATCGGACCTCTGTCTACTGCCGAAACAGAACGCGGAAGACGAGAGGCGAATCCGAGAGCTACACAAGTTGCACAAAGGACAGGCGCCGGCGGACGCTGAGGCGAACTTCTTGGAGCATGCGAAGAGATTAGACTGTTATGGGGTTGAGTCGCATCCTGCTAAGGTATGTAGATTTTTTGCACGATAGCCTAGTGTATATGATAGCCTAGATAGGTCAATAGGAGTAGGTACAATTTTTTGGAGTTCAATTTCGCCTCTTACCCATCCGTCTACTATACAGTCACCTGTGTACCTAAATAggtaaattcttttatttaaagcttttagtGAAAAAAGAATTTGTAACTCCCCTTTAAACAGGCGCAGGCATAATAAAAGCCTAACTATTATTGTAGTAAAAGTGTTGTTTAATGGGCAATGAGGTTGTTGACCGGAAGGCTCAATTTGCTATTATTATTGAATAGCGTTTTGTTTAAAGAATGTTCAAAATtcaagacattatttattacaaatccttttattccaatatttaattgtaaattttattagcacaataataaaagcaaatatCATTCGCTCGACGTTGATAATACAATAAACTGTTATCCACTGAAGCGCTGACCCCAATGTAAAAGGAAggaaataatcatattttattataccacAGTAGGTTCAATGTATTAATATCTATTCTATTCAGAATTATTcgattttattatcattatattaCGCTTATATTTGCTCGTTTAATTAGAACTTTTCTATATGACGaggtaggtactaataatatagcttattatAACAGATAGAAATGGCATGCAGAGATACCCATTATTATCTTTACATACAGAATACAGACTTTATTGTCTTAGCAAACACTAATTAAGGTTGTTCAAATATCAATGGTTTATTGCTGTTGTACGCTCAAACAGCTTTGCACTTTAGCGTCTGCATTATAAGAAACATTTTAGTATCAACAAAATGCAATTTTCTTTCTCTCGGGGATCAAAACGTACTTTGTCAGATTCGTTCACTGCTTAGCGTTTCTTATCATTTGATGACACGCCtacacttttataattttaaaataatgtttggcCCTGTAAcctcgctaattataaaacagtgGAAAATCAATTGTCTCGTATATATCCGCCCTACGACATACAACGGGCTAATATGATccaaagattttaaaaagtGTGAGCTAATGTCTTGTTCAAATAAATGATGACAACATAATTATCTAAACAGAGACTCAATGACGCTCatattcatgtttttattaCGCCACATTTGACATCATCACAAACTCTTGAGCACCACTTTGATCTTAGtatttttgttcataatttACCTTATAGCTTACGAATTGAATTTCCACTGCGTATTTACAAAGGGATATACCCAAGATGGTTTATGACGTTTCAAATGTCGAAGATGCAGAATAATTATTGGCGCTAAATTTCCTCACAATCTTAGGATCCTCTTCATTCTAAAGTGTTGCATGTTGTTATAGTAATAAGACTTAATTTtgaatgatatttaaaaaatatcaataagtaaAAAAACTGACGATGATATAGTTATTAGGATAAAAGGAAATGGTTTCAAAGAATAGTTTTCACacgtcatttgtttattatttgcaTGTCATGATGAACTTTTTTCCTACCAAGTCCTCAGTGTGGAAATCCCTAATACGAGATATTATAATAGGCTTAAGATTTAAAGATACGAATATCAATATCATCTTCCGTCTTATGCCTTGATATATGTAGGTGGATAACATTTTTCTGTAGAAAGATAGACATAAGGACCACAGGTGTGCCACAAGAAGTGTCCAAAATAAGCAGTCAGTCCTATTCTACTGGTGAGAGAAAAAACAGGTAGCCTCACACTATCTCCGGTGTCCATTTTTTCTCCATTTCACACCCACATCTTACCATCATCGTTTCTGGCGGTTCCACCCATTTTGCGTACCTTGATAAAATATCATCACAGCTTAAAAGTCCACTGATCGACAAAGGCCACTCCTAAAGTGGCCGGATTGGCCCGCGCAAAGCGTTGGGCTTGCCTGTTGGTGAGCCCATTGTGGGATATTTCTGCGCTTCGATGCTGCTGCCCATCTccgaaaaaaagtttttattatagaaCTCGGTGCTAGGTGGTGGTTATACGGCCACTAGTTGGTCACCAGAGTCTTGTCCGTTATTCAGCAGGGTGTACCACGGGCAGGTGAGGTTGGCAATTAGGGCAAGACGATGTTAGGTTGTCCCTCCCCTTATACCCTTCAtacattcataaaaacaaatctcTATAAACATGTAATGTAGAAGTAAAAATTCGTCTTTATTTTCAGGATTACAACGGCAAAGACATATTTATTGGCGTGACGTCAATAGGTATAGTCGTGTTTCAAAACACAATCAGGGTAAACACATTCTCTTGGAGTAAAATCGTTAAGATTTCATTCAAGAAGAAACAGTTCTTCATTCAGTTGAAGAGGGAACCTGTAAGTATACTTTACCTTCTACATATACTGCTgtgaaaaaagttaattaactaCTGAAGATTATTTTCCGTTTCTTTACCTTTAAAGAACAATTTTGATCTAACGGATGCAGCCGTTCTGCAAAACACAGCTACTAAACGTTTTAATTGCACACTTAAATTGATTATTACTTACTTCAATAGTTTCACCGATATTTAAGTCAATTTGTTATTGAACTCGACACTAGAAAATgtacacattttaatatttacttcataacattaacatgatttttttcattatcGCGCAGTCGGAAACCTATGACACGGTCCTTGGTTTCAACATGCGCTCTGGTCGAGCGGCGAAAGCTCTCTGGCGCTGTAGCGTTGAAAGACACGGATTCTTCAGACTTCGAGCTCCAAGGAGACGGGCCCTTTTAGCAGCCCTAGGAGCCCTGGCCGGCTTAGCGGCCCCCACAGTGCCTAGAACCGAAACCATGGCCTTAGAAGACGCGAGAAGATCTAGATCGACGAATAGGAGTTTTGTTAGGTAAGTTTTAGAACGTGTGTTTTAGAGGGATCAGCTATGTTAGCTAGCCACCTTTTTGTGCTTCTTCGGAGCGACTGTAATATTTTCCCACAAGTGGATCTACAACACAGTATTAAACTCAAATGTTATACAAGGTAAACTGCAACTGTAGGTatacaaatcaataaaaaatatatataaaatagtcGGTTTGTCCTCTCTGGTTGGACCATACCACCTGTCTATGACAGTATAAGGATAAAGGTATAGTTTAGAAACGAGCCACAGCCGCGAACCTCCCACGGTCGTGCGTCATTTGTAACTATGAAAATGTTATTGCGACCTGCACGCGGCTGTCGTTTGTCTCGGGATCGCGACCTCTAAAATTTAAATAGAGAATACGGGGTCCACCCGTGTTTGTGCATAAGCATGGGCACTATAATATCCCGCGGAGCCTGCTGGTATGTTTTGAGAACTGTCGTTACTgagaaattatttaatgaaataagatgccaatttattaaaatgatgtgTTGTTTATACAGGCGCAGTAGTTCCCGAACTAGGGAACGTTCGGTGTCGGTGGCTTCGCCGGGCGGCATGCGCGGCGcccgcgtgacgtcacactgcgagcccgcgccgcgccccgcctGGACCGACGTGCAGCGCCCCGTGTCCGAGATACAGTTAGTATTGCTATATacctatactctatccacggaagcaagagctaaaaggtaaaacaaagaatgacactttttcaagatggcggtataacccgaccgataacaaaacgtcacatttttgtgtaaaatgttcgcagtatctgtgattttgtcatcggtcgggttataccgccatcttgaaaaagtgtcattctttgtttaccttttagctcttgcttccgtggatagagtatagtacagttatcggcacggatattgagccctgaccttcacctgcgcagaagagATTTAccgccttattgccttatgcgtaggggtgcgcaaagcgatccccactcttccgccgagagctcaatatccgcgCCGATAACTGTAGTGCCTACAGACacgcgtgacgtcacaggcGGCATGCGCGGCGCCCGCGTCACGTCACACTGCGAGTACTATGTACTATTACAACAACATATTAGCTGCAAGCGGAACGGCAACCACCACTGCGCACACAGCGATAAGTGGCAACAGCGCGCGGTAATGTCACGTACGCACAGACTCAACCAATGAGGAGCAAAGAAGATTTTAAACAACGAACATGTTCGAATGCCAATGTTCCCACTCAGAGGCGGAGACcagcagccttacttataaacgtgaattaaatataagtaatacttaagggctgtttaagaaaattcttacttagaaacgttgcttaagcatgtcttaactaacatttaatcactactttaCACTTTAAGTAgcgattagttaaaatgttgcttagaaggtgattagagattttataagtaagggggcaGATGTTTAaataacgaaattctattgtttttgtaaaacctCTTCGCTTCGCTTTGGTGAACGAGTTATCAATGGTCAGTCGGCTTCTGCTTCAGATTGTTAACTCTATTATGTTTTCTGTAagtgaaaaccaaaataataacctGACAAAAAAAGATGCAGCTTTAATCACCTTTTATAGATGCTAAAAGACCTTTGATGATATATGTTTTCAGTaaataacttcattatttatcctTCCAGTGACGGCGACTTCCTAGAACGCGTCCTCCGCATCCCTCTCTCCTACGTAGACGAGTCAGAATCAGGTTCTGACGGTGCTGACACCAACGAGTCTAACGGCGGTGTCAGAATACGCCTCGAGCCGGGCGCTGATGGTCTGTTCGGGTTTAACGTTCGCGGAGGTGGGGGAGCGCCTGTGTTAGTGTCGAGAGTCGCTAGTAGAACGAGGTTGAAGTTACAGGAAGGCGATCAGGTTAGTACTGTTCATAACAATAACGTATCGCCTAACACACACTGAAAACAGAAACGATAGGTCCaattgtgattttttaaaacctTCCAAGAATCTATACGTCCTaatatttaaccgacttcaataaaaggaggttctcaattcgtcggaatattttattagtagtaaAATTATCGACTTTTGAGGCCTACCAAATCCGCAATACCAAAGcgtgtcattatttttttttgccgaagcaattcattaaaattcaattaaatattccTTTCTCCCCACCggcttttttaatttatgatttcTTTCAGAGGGAGGCTTTTCTTTAATTATGATTTCTCAGGAAAaatcatagttatttttttaagttctttaaaTAAGTCTGTCAATCAGTAAAGATAGACAGAtagattgttatttattgtgcaCCAAGAAAATTGACagtatattacaaataatgatCGTTTTACAGGTGATATCAATAAACGGGCAGGACGTAGATGAACTGACGCACGAACAAGTAGTACAACTGATCAGGAACACGAGAGGACCTCTTACCTTGGTCGTCAAGCCTAATGGTgagttttatacatttttgatgactcgtaattttaacttttttgtcatTACTTATGTAAAATGTCTTGCTGATGCATTTCTTATGCGAAAAATTCACCTTACTTTCAAAGGTGGCAGAGATCTCTTATTCATTCTAAAACATGCAGATAAATGATGTATACCTTTCCTGATTTATTTGACCACTTCTAACATTGTTGATTTATCAATGTTTACTTtgccattttatatttttgtgctgtgtgtcatttaaaatattttagactcGTATTAAAGCTACCTTACCTTACTTTAGCTTATACCAGCTACCTTAGCAGAacgtaaatatttgaaaatgagCCTTTAGTTATTTACATAGAGTTGAAAATGGCACAACATTTGTCACccgtcatattttattttttttcaatattacttTTCTATAATACTCACAGCCGTCTACGCCCCCGAAGACCCAGGCGCCGAGGAACCAGAAGCCTGCTTCGTTCCATTCTACGAAGGACAATCAGCGGAAGGCGACGCTCTAGAACAGTCCATACTGTTGCTAGGCGACGGCCTCGCCAGCGGCAACGCCCTCAAACAATACGAGACTCTGCTCAGGAGACTACCCGACGAACCCACCAATGTGTCCAAATTGCCGAGTAATTTGAATAAGAACCGGTATCGGGATATTGCGCCTTGTAAGTTAtttcttcacaaaaaaaaatattccaaagacGATACACGCAACCccactcacacacacactagCTCActcacactcacacacccactcactcactcactcactcttACACCCATTCACTCACTCTTACACCCactcactcacacacccactcactcactcactcactcttacacccactcactcactcacacacCCCCTCACTCACTCTTACACCCACTCACTCACACAACAGAACAGAACAGTCGATACGATTGCTAGGCGACGGCCTCGCCAGCGGCAATGCGCTCAAACAGTACGAGACTCTGCTCAGGAGACTACCCGACGAACCCACTAATGTGTCCAAACTGCCCAGCAATTTGAATAAGAATCGATATCGGGATATTGCGCCTTGTAAGTGGTTTGGTCACACACAGTCATATACACATGCACACACTCGTACACATCCACAAACATccacatttattttgttgttatctcttaaataaacaagtaattttGAGTGTTTTTAAGTACTTACAGTTCGAATCATGGGAAAGGTATTTTTAAGTAAACGTAACTAAAATCTATATggactaaattattataattaaggtAACTAAGTGTGACGCTATGgaattaaaaagcctaaaaataaaggtttaaaaTAAAGGGTAAGGTAGAATAAAAAGCGtttactaataaattaactGTCTTCGTCTCATTGCAGATGATTCAACGCGAGTGATATTAAAGAACGGACCGACGGGCGACTATATCAACGCTTCGTATATCAACATGGAGATACCCAACTCTGATATGGTTCTCACTTATATTGCTACGCAAGGTTCGTTGATTAGATTTTTTCACAgtaatgaaaaacttaaaaacctCCTTTTTAGGATGTTGGTTGAAAATTGTATATAAACTAATTATGATGATGAACTACTCCAAATGAATCAGTACTTTTACCACAAAATAAAGAAGTGAagagtacaattttatttaggtctTTCGTGGTTGACCTTATTGTATACAAGGTGGTCCAAAATCTAGATGGGTTTCATACCATATTTTGCATGTATGTTCCacgacatttttgttttttcgaGTTCTGACATATTTCTGTGATTTCCAACGATTTTCGCCGGAGCAACTTGTAAGTGAGATAATATTATTCATTcgttttttttacatgttttgcTTATTATATGAACGTTATATTCACAGGTCCTCTATCAACAACAGTAGGCGACTTCTGGCAAATGGTGTGGGAATCAGAAAGCAGTCTTGTCGTCATGTTAACAGTACTCACCGAGCGAGGCCGTGCAAAGTGCCACCAGTACTGGCCTAAAGTTGGCAATACGCCACTGAAAGCCACTAATAGTCTAACTATATTGACTACCAGTGAGCAAAACCATGGACATTATGTTAGGAGGGAGATGACTATGAAGGtaaggatttttttaagaataatgcGAATGAAAATTTAACAGTACTTACTGGGCGAGGTAGGGCTTAGTGTCATCAGCAATGGCCTAAAGTTGGCAATACACCACTGAAAGCTACTAATAGTCTGACTATATTGACTACTAGTGAGCAGAACCATGGACATTATGTTAGGAGGGAGATGACTATGAAGGTAAGAAATATATGGATAAAAGTAAGATGAGTTCCAATATAAAATAGACGTCTTTATCGATATAAATTTTGTTCAGACAATAAGATAATCTTACCTGCACCTTACCTGTGTGACATATCCTTTGTTCGTAGTTTATCTTCACAGTATACGAGTTTGTATCGGCACCAAAAGACGCTAATAGGTTTCCCTCATCGAAAAGATCATACTATACACagcagtggcgaggcgtccttacaagccgattcccatcggcttccctttcgaatttcaagaaagaagcataggtataagttataatataggtataggtataattaatataatcatttaaaccacacaatttaaatatgtaggtataacaaaacgcctaccaccgtaaaaaaaattgtctataaattacttgaaacattttgctcctactaaacaagccgcggcttcctcctccatacaaaactacgcttgcgtgacgtcatccacgccgcgccgcgcgatgttcgcggcataagggcgagcggtaagccggctca harbors:
- the Ptpmeg gene encoding tyrosine-protein phosphatase non-receptor type 4 isoform X2, translated to MIESVSRRAFSSSSGTYNVRASELARERKLNIFNVTVQFLDDTQHSFQIEKKAKGSVLLEQVYQHLELVEKDYFGLQFTENGTPPSATNTEITRWLDSTKSVKKQVGANAQFWLAVRFYPPEPSRLAEEYTRYLLCLQLRKLLLDGRMNAPKNTALLLASFTVQAELGDYNVSEHPPNYLSDLCLLPKQNAEDERRIRELHKLHKGQAPADAEANFLEHAKRLDCYGVESHPAKDYNGKDIFIGVTSIGIVVFQNTIRVNTFSWSKIVKISFKKKQFFIQLKREPSETYDTVLGFNMRSGRAAKALWRCSVERHGFFRLRAPRRRALLAALGALAGLAAPTVPRTETMALEDARRSRSTNRSFVRRSSSRTRERSVSVASPGGMRGARVTSHCEPAPRPAWTDVQRPVSEIHDGDFLERVLRIPLSYVDESESGSDGADTNESNGGVRIRLEPGADGLFGFNVRGGGGAPVLVSRVASRTRLKLQEGDQVISINGQDVDELTHEQVVQLIRNTRGPLTLVVKPNAVYAPEDPGAEEPEACFVPFYEGQSAEGDALEQSILLLGDGLASGNALKQYETLLRRLPDEPTNVSKLPSNLNKNRYRDIAPYDSTRVILKNGPTGDYINASYINMEIPNSDMVLTYIATQGPLSTTVGDFWQMVWESESSLVVMLTVLTERGRAKCHQYWPKVGNTPLKATNSLTILTTSEQNHGHYVRREMTMKENTGASRNVTQLQYTAWPDHGVPDDAAEFISFTQLCADLRKRRPLVDPEQIEEERELDPPMIVHCSAGVGRTGALILCEVALALAARRQPLYPLDLVRAMRAQRPMCIQNASQYKFVCESIQTAYNQGLTKTSSETGSN
- the Ptpmeg gene encoding tyrosine-protein phosphatase non-receptor type 4 isoform X1 yields the protein MIESVSRRAFSSSSGTYNVRASELARERKLNIFNVTVQFLDDTQHSFQIEKKAKGSVLLEQVYQHLELVEKDYFGLQFTENGTPPSATNTEITRWLDSTKSVKKQVGANAQFWLAVRFYPPEPSRLAEEYTRYLLCLQLRKLLLDGRMNAPKNTALLLASFTVQAELGDYNVSEHPPNYLSDLCLLPKQNAEDERRIRELHKLHKGQAPADAEANFLEHAKRLDCYGVESHPAKDYNGKDIFIGVTSIGIVVFQNTIRVNTFSWSKIVKISFKKKQFFIQLKREPSETYDTVLGFNMRSGRAAKALWRCSVERHGFFRLRAPRRRALLAALGALAGLAAPTVPRTETMALEDARRSRSTNRSFVRRSSSRTRERSVSVASPGGMRGARVTSHCEPAPRPAWTDVQRPVSEIHDGDFLERVLRIPLSYVDESESGSDGADTNESNGGVRIRLEPGADGLFGFNVRGGGGAPVLVSRVASRTRLKLQEGDQVISINGQDVDELTHEQVVQLIRNTRGPLTLVVKPNAVYAPEDPGAEEPEACFVPFYEGQSAEGDALEQSILLLGDGLASGNALKQYETLLRRLPDEPTNVSKLPSNLNKNRYRDIAPYDSTRVILKNGPTGDYINASYINMEIPNSDMVLTYIATQGPLSTTVGDFWQMVWESESSLVVMLTVLTERGRAKCHQYWPKVGNTPLKATNSLTILTTSEQNHGHYVRREMTMKENTGASRNVTQLQYTAWPDHGVPDDAAEFISFTQLCADLRKRRPLIPTVVDPEQIEEERELDPPMIVHCSAGVGRTGALILCEVALALAARRQPLYPLDLVRAMRAQRPMCIQNASQYKFVCESIQTAYNQGLTKTSSETGSN